DNA sequence from the Vicinamibacteria bacterium genome:
ACAACGATGAAAGACTTGCAAGGAGATGAAGCATGTTCGAAACGATGGCCCTCGCGTTGTTGGTCGCACAGGTCACTTCGGCCTTCGAGAACCTGAAGTTTCGGTCCATCGGCCCCGCTGCCGGCGGACGCGTCACGAGGGCCGTCGGCGTGGACTCCGATCCGAGGGTGTATTACGCCGCGACCGCGTCGGGCGGCGTCTGGAAGTCTACCGATGGAGGCATCCGCTGGTCGCCCATCATGGACGACCAGCCAGTGTCCTCGATCGGATCGATCGCGGTGGCCCCCTCGGATCCCAACGTCGTCTACGTCGGAGCGGGCGAGGCGAACATTCGGGGGAACGTCGCCGCCGGAAACGGCATCTACCGCTCGACCGATGCGGGAAAGAGCTGGGAGCACGTTCTCGTGCAGGAGGGCCAGATCGGCACGATGGAGGTGCATCCAACGAATCCCGCCGTCGCCTTCGCCGCCGTGCTCGGCCATGCCTTCGGACCCAACGAGGAGCGAGGCGTCTATCGGACGACCGACGGTGGCACGACCTGGCAACGGGTTCTCTACATCGACGAGGATACGGGCGCCTCCGACGTCTCGATCGACGCCTCGAATCCGCGCATCGTCTTCGCCGGGATGTGGGAAGCACGAAGGAGCCCCTGGAGCCTCACGAGCGGCGGGGAACAAGGAGGGATCTACGTTACCCGCGACGGCGGCGAGTCGTGGGAGAAGCTCGAGCACGAGGGACTCCCCTCCGGGGTGACGGGAAAAATCGCCGTCGACGTCGCGCCTTCCGATGGTCGAACGGTCTATGCGCTCATCGAAGCGGAGGAAGGCGGCCTCTATCGTTCCCGGGACGGGGGCGAGAGCTGGACGCGGGTCAACGGCGAGAGCTACCTCTTGATCCGACCCTGGTATTTCACGCACCTCACCATCGACCCAACCAACCCCGACGTCGTCTGGGCGCCATCGCTCCAAATGTTGAAGAGCATCGACGGCGGCGTGACGTTCAAGCGTATTCAGGGCATCCACCACGGAGACCATCACGATCTCTGGATCGACCCGCACGATCCCTCGCGCATGATCGCCTCGAACGATGGAGGGGTCGACGTCAGCGTCGATGCCGGTGAGAGCTGGTACGCGCCCGCACTTCCCATCAGCCAGTTCTATCGGGTGAACGTCGACAATCGGACGCCGTATCACGTGCATGGCAACATGCAGGATCTCGGGACGGCTTCGGGACCGAGCAACAGCCTGTCGGAGAGGGGAATCACCCGATACGACTGGCACGGCGTCGGTGGGGGCGAGACGGGCCATTCCGTCTCCGACCCCCGCGATCCGGATGTCGTGTATGCGGGAGAGTACTTCGGTTACCTCTCACGCTACGACCACGAAACCCGCCAGGCGAGAAATATCTCGATCTATCCCATGGATACCTCCGGCCAGGGCGCCTCTGAGCTTCGCTACCGGTTTCAATGGACCGCCCCGGTCCACTTGTCCTACCACGATCCGAATGTGCTGTATCACGGCTCCCAGTTCTTGATGAAGACCACGGACGCGGGTTTGACCTGGGCTGCGGTCAGCCCCGATCTCACGAGAAACGACGCCGACAAGCAGAAATTCTCGGGAGGACC
Encoded proteins:
- a CDS encoding glycosyl hydrolase, giving the protein MFETMALALLVAQVTSAFENLKFRSIGPAAGGRVTRAVGVDSDPRVYYAATASGGVWKSTDGGIRWSPIMDDQPVSSIGSIAVAPSDPNVVYVGAGEANIRGNVAAGNGIYRSTDAGKSWEHVLVQEGQIGTMEVHPTNPAVAFAAVLGHAFGPNEERGVYRTTDGGTTWQRVLYIDEDTGASDVSIDASNPRIVFAGMWEARRSPWSLTSGGEQGGIYVTRDGGESWEKLEHEGLPSGVTGKIAVDVAPSDGRTVYALIEAEEGGLYRSRDGGESWTRVNGESYLLIRPWYFTHLTIDPTNPDVVWAPSLQMLKSIDGGVTFKRIQGIHHGDHHDLWIDPHDPSRMIASNDGGVDVSVDAGESWYAPALPISQFYRVNVDNRTPYHVHGNMQDLGTASGPSNSLSERGITRYDWHGVGGGETGHSVSDPRDPDVVYAGEYFGYLSRYDHETRQARNISIYPMDTSGQGASELRYRFQWTAPVHLSYHDPNVLYHGSQFLMKTTDAGLTWAAVSPDLTRNDADKQKFSGGPITGDNTGVEIYGTIFAIGESPVRRDLIWIGSDDGLVHVSLDGGAEWRDVTPPDLPEWSTVKTIEASRFSEGTAYMVAERHRLDDMSPYLFKTADYGSTWQSLSGTMDQHVYLHTVREDPEREGMLYVGTETGVVYSKDHGKSWEALKLNLPTVAVHELRVKDGDLVVGTHGRSIWIFDDLTPIREMSPSIEGEEAHLFSVRPGVRFRYHGGPRDIYGGDNPPQGAMLHYYLANEPEEEIRLRILTAGGDLVRTYSSHEEEPEGTEDTPDVFFRKLPEIPKKKGVNRFSWDLRYDGARIIPAAEIDMGDPREGAFAPPGEYLAELTVGERVVSQELVVRPDPRGSPSVTDLEEQLRFSLSIRDTISTLTDTVVEIRALREQLESARARYEEIAELSTSILERCDELEKRLHNPGAKVAYDILATPGGAKLYSKLGPLMDYVNEGDGAPTQGMREVYEELRLELEDIRSEWNDVVTSRVAEWNARARELELPHIVPPAGR